In Halictus rubicundus isolate RS-2024b chromosome 5, iyHalRubi1_principal, whole genome shotgun sequence, one genomic interval encodes:
- the LOC143354082 gene encoding zinc finger HIT domain-containing protein 2 isoform X2 — protein sequence MGYCNVDCYKSEAHLECSESFYKQCIEDELKSQEKDPELKKKMVEILKRVHETDVNHFDPGNNNASENEEDDEELEGQLDSDDEEDIPDLERRLHDVNLDNADELWSVLTDSERQEFEALVKNGEIEKLLPQWVPWWTYHIMKKLVQDMDEEDNEQIMEYPPLIDVPIFNELQKASPNVYFNLINVVYAYAYMANYYNGDYSNCPVEATVVFLDLCDNMKLNKIYESTESAIAAVVHNIVNCNWLPQDEQTLLGFKEAANSIIQGPEEKNKYFYVATALSELHRLLAAAKEEVSKLKNQAGSNGFSKTFVQRYNKNNINLSKKSLFLCCKKLEYYLSWIKSCYVNMDN from the exons ATGGGCTATTGCAACGTTGATTGTTATAAGTCTGAAGCACACTTGGAATGTTCAGAGAGTTTTTATAAACAGTGCATAGAAGATGAATTGAAATCTCAAGAGAAAGATCCAGAACTCAAGAAAAAGATGGTTGAAATTCTCAAGAGGGTGCATGAAACGGATGTCAACCATTTTGATCCAGGAAATAATAATGCGAGCGAGAATGAAGAAGATGATGAAGAATTAGAAGGGCAGTTGGATTCGGACGATGAGGAAGAT aTCCCAGATTTAGAGAGACGATTACACGATGTGAACTTGGATAATGCAGACGAGTTATGGTCAGTATTAACAGATTCTGAGAGACAGGAATTTGAAGCTCTAGTGAAAAATGGTGAAATAGAGAAATTATTGCCACAATGGGTTCCATGGTGGACTTATCATATTATGAAGAAACTGGTACAAGACATGGATGAAGAAGATAATGAGCAAATAATGGAATATCCTCCTCTGATTGATGTTCCTATATTTAACGAATTGCAG AAAGCTTCCCCAAatgtttatttcaatttaataaatgTGGTATATGCGTATGCATACATGGCGAATTATTACAATGGCGACTATTCAAATTGTCCAGTAGAAGCTACAGTTGTGTTTCTTGATCTTTGTGATAACATGAaactgaataaaatatatgaaagTACAGAGTCAGCAATAGCTGCTGTTGTACACAATATTGTTAAT TGTAATTGGTTGCCTCAAGATGAACAAACTCTGCTAGGTTTCAAAGAAGCAGCAAATTCGATAATACAAGGACCAGaggagaaaaataaatatttctacgTTGCGACTGCACTTTCTGAATTGCACAGGCTACTAGCAGCAGCAAAGGAGGAAGTATCCAAGCTGAAAAATCAAGCTGGGAGTAATGGATTCTCGAAAACGTTTGTGCAGAGatataacaaaaataatataaatttgtCAAAAAAATCTCTTTTCTTATGCTGTAAAAAGTTAGAATACTATCTGTCGTGGATTAAAAGTTGCTATGTAAACATGGATAAttag
- the LOC143354082 gene encoding zinc finger HIT domain-containing protein 2 isoform X1 — protein sequence MNDPGTSEVITDNLCKFCSSNPRVYTCPRCGMGYCNVDCYKSEAHLECSESFYKQCIEDELKSQEKDPELKKKMVEILKRVHETDVNHFDPGNNNASENEEDDEELEGQLDSDDEEDIPDLERRLHDVNLDNADELWSVLTDSERQEFEALVKNGEIEKLLPQWVPWWTYHIMKKLVQDMDEEDNEQIMEYPPLIDVPIFNELQKASPNVYFNLINVVYAYAYMANYYNGDYSNCPVEATVVFLDLCDNMKLNKIYESTESAIAAVVHNIVNCNWLPQDEQTLLGFKEAANSIIQGPEEKNKYFYVATALSELHRLLAAAKEEVSKLKNQAGSNGFSKTFVQRYNKNNINLSKKSLFLCCKKLEYYLSWIKSCYVNMDN from the exons atgaaCGATCCAGGAACAAGCGAAGTAATTACAGATAACCTCTGCAAATT TTGCAGCTCAAATCCTAGAGTATACACTTGTCCGAGATGTGGTATGGGCTATTGCAACGTTGATTGTTATAAGTCTGAAGCACACTTGGAATGTTCAGAGAGTTTTTATAAACAGTGCATAGAAGATGAATTGAAATCTCAAGAGAAAGATCCAGAACTCAAGAAAAAGATGGTTGAAATTCTCAAGAGGGTGCATGAAACGGATGTCAACCATTTTGATCCAGGAAATAATAATGCGAGCGAGAATGAAGAAGATGATGAAGAATTAGAAGGGCAGTTGGATTCGGACGATGAGGAAGAT aTCCCAGATTTAGAGAGACGATTACACGATGTGAACTTGGATAATGCAGACGAGTTATGGTCAGTATTAACAGATTCTGAGAGACAGGAATTTGAAGCTCTAGTGAAAAATGGTGAAATAGAGAAATTATTGCCACAATGGGTTCCATGGTGGACTTATCATATTATGAAGAAACTGGTACAAGACATGGATGAAGAAGATAATGAGCAAATAATGGAATATCCTCCTCTGATTGATGTTCCTATATTTAACGAATTGCAG AAAGCTTCCCCAAatgtttatttcaatttaataaatgTGGTATATGCGTATGCATACATGGCGAATTATTACAATGGCGACTATTCAAATTGTCCAGTAGAAGCTACAGTTGTGTTTCTTGATCTTTGTGATAACATGAaactgaataaaatatatgaaagTACAGAGTCAGCAATAGCTGCTGTTGTACACAATATTGTTAAT TGTAATTGGTTGCCTCAAGATGAACAAACTCTGCTAGGTTTCAAAGAAGCAGCAAATTCGATAATACAAGGACCAGaggagaaaaataaatatttctacgTTGCGACTGCACTTTCTGAATTGCACAGGCTACTAGCAGCAGCAAAGGAGGAAGTATCCAAGCTGAAAAATCAAGCTGGGAGTAATGGATTCTCGAAAACGTTTGTGCAGAGatataacaaaaataatataaatttgtCAAAAAAATCTCTTTTCTTATGCTGTAAAAAGTTAGAATACTATCTGTCGTGGATTAAAAGTTGCTATGTAAACATGGATAAttag